Proteins encoded in a region of the Corvus hawaiiensis isolate bCorHaw1 chromosome 18, bCorHaw1.pri.cur, whole genome shotgun sequence genome:
- the PATZ1 gene encoding POZ-, AT hook-, and zinc finger-containing protein 1 isoform X3, translated as MERVNEAAACGPSSGCYTYQVSRHSADVLHSLNQQRKNGGRFCDVLLRVGDESFPAHRAVLAACSEYFESVFSAQLGDGAGGGGAEGNAAEAAAGGAAAAAGGAPGGGRELEMHTISSKVFGDILDFAYTSRIVVRLESFPELMTAAKFLLMRSVIDICQEVIKQSNVQLLVPPARPDIMLFRPGAADLGFPLDMTNGATLAPNGNGIAGMPEDEATRAALTAAQSSLPVLQGVDRLPMVAGPLSPPLLASPFQNVAASAPTLSTKRGRGRPRKANLLDSMMFGAPGGLREAGILPCGLCGKVFTDANRLRQHEAQHGVTSLQLGYIDIPPPRLGENGVPGQDDPDAPRKRSRTRKQVACEICGKIFRDVYHLNRHKLSHSGEKPYSCPVCGLRFKRKDRMSYHVRSHDGSVGKPYICQSCGKGFSRPDHLNGHIKQVHTSERPHKCQQENGSHHGISSETSTSIEKLKLQETCNASFATRDRLRSHLACHEDKVPCQVCGKYLRAAYMADHLKKHSEGPSNFCTICNREGQKCSHSDPIESSDSYGDLSDTSDLKTPEKQSTNGSFSCDLAVSKNKMETEGEKKYPCPECGSFFRSKSYLNKHIQKVHVRALGGPLGDLGPALGSPFSPQQNMSLLESFGFQIVQSAFASSLVDPEVDQQPMGPEGK; from the exons ATGGAGCGGGTGAACGAGGCCGCCGCCTGCGGCCCCTCGTCGGGCTGCTACACGTACCAGGTGAGCCGGCACAGCGCCGACGTGCTGCACAGCCTCAACCAGCAGCGCAAGAACGGCGGCCGCTTCTGCGACGTGCTCCTACGCGTGGGCGACGAGAGCTTCCCGGCGCACCGCGCCGTGCTGGCCGCTTGCAGCGAGTACTTCGAGTCGGTGTTCAGCGCTCAGCTGGGCGACGGGGCAGGTGGCGGCGGCGCGGAAGGGAAcgcggcggaggcggcggccggcggggctgcggcggcggccggcggggcccccggcggcgggcgggagcTGGAGATGCACACCATCAGCTCCAAGGTGTTCGGAGACATCCTGGACTTCGCCTACACGTCGCGCATCGTGGTGCGGCTGGAGAGCTTCCCGGAGCTCATGACGGCCGCCAAGTTCCTGCTGATGCGCTCTGTGATTGACATCTGCCAGGAGGTCATCAAGCAGTCCAACGTGCAGCTCCTCGTGCCCCCCGCACGCCCTGACATTATGCTCTTCCGTCCGGGGGCTGCTGACCTCGGCTTCCCTCTTGACATGACCAACGGTGCCACTTTGGCACCCAATGGCAATGGCATTGCTGGCATGCCTGAAGACGAGGCCACACGGGCTGCGCTCACCGCTGCACAGTCCTCCCTACCTGTCCTGCAGGGTGTGGACCGCCTGCCCATGGTGGCAGGACCTCTGTCCCCACCACTGCTGGCCTCACCCTTCCAGAATGTTGCTGCTAGTGCCCCCACTTTAAGCACGAAGAGGGGCAGAGGGCGTCCCCGTAAAGCCAATCTCTTGGACTCCATGATGTTTGGTGCCCCAGGGGGCCTGCGAGAGGCTGGTATCCTGCCTTGTGGTCTCTGTGGGAAAGTATTCACTGATGCTAATCGTCTTCGTCAGCACGAGGCTCAGCATGGGGTGACAAGCTTACAGCTGGGCTACATAGACATCCCACCCCCACGACTGGGTGAAAATGGTGTTCCTGGTCAGGATGACCCTGATGCACCCCGAAAAAGAAGCAGGACGAGGAAACAGGTGGCCTGTGAGATCTGTGGCAAGATTTTTCGGGACGTGTACCACCTGAATCGGCACAAGCTGTCACACTCTGGCGAAAAGCCTTACTCTTGTCCGGTGTGTGGCTTGCGGTTCAAGCGAAAAGACAGGATGTCCTATCATGTTCGATCTCATGATGGCTCTGTGGGAAAGCCCTACATCTGCCAGAGCTGTGGAAAAGGCTTTTCCAG GCCAGACCACTTGAATGGACACATCAAACAGGTGCATACCTCAGAGAGACCTCACAAGTGTCAG CAGGAAAATGGCAGCCACCATGGAATAAGCTCAGAGACATCCACATCCATAGAAAAGTTGAAACTTCAAGAG ACTTGTAATGCTTCCTTTGCCACTCGTGACCGGCTGCGCTCACACCTGGCATGTCATGAAGACAAAGTTCCATGCCAGGTGTGTGGGAAGTACTTGCGAGCAGCATATATGGCAGATCACTTGAAGAAGCATAGTGAAGGACCAAGCAATTTCTGCACTATCTGTAACCGAG AAGGCCAGAAATGTTCACATTCGGACCCGATTGAGAGTTCTGATTCATATGGAGACCTCTCTGACACCAGTGACCTCAAGACTCCTGAGAAACAGAGCACCAATGGGTCATTCTCGTGTGACCTGGCAGTCAgcaaaaacaaaatggaaacgGAAGGAGAGAAGAAGTACCCATGCCCTGAATGTGGCAGCTTTTTCAGATCAAAGTCTTATCTGAACAAACACATACAGAAAGTTCACGTCAGGGCCCTTGGTGGCCCATTGGGGGACCTGGGTCCTGCTCTAGGATCCCCCTTCTCACCTCAACAGAACATGTCTCTTCTGGAGTCGTTTGGGTTTCAGATCGTCCAGTCAGCATTTGCATCCTCCCTAGTGGATCCAGAGGTCGACCAGCAACCAATGGGGCCAGAGGGGAAATGA
- the PATZ1 gene encoding POZ-, AT hook-, and zinc finger-containing protein 1 isoform X2, with product MERVNEAAACGPSSGCYTYQVSRHSADVLHSLNQQRKNGGRFCDVLLRVGDESFPAHRAVLAACSEYFESVFSAQLGDGAGGGGAEGNAAEAAAGGAAAAAGGAPGGGRELEMHTISSKVFGDILDFAYTSRIVVRLESFPELMTAAKFLLMRSVIDICQEVIKQSNVQLLVPPARPDIMLFRPGAADLGFPLDMTNGATLAPNGNGIAGMPEDEATRAALTAAQSSLPVLQGVDRLPMVAGPLSPPLLASPFQNVAASAPTLSTKRGRGRPRKANLLDSMMFGAPGGLREAGILPCGLCGKVFTDANRLRQHEAQHGVTSLQLGYIDIPPPRLGENGVPGQDDPDAPRKRSRTRKQVACEICGKIFRDVYHLNRHKLSHSGEKPYSCPVCGLRFKRKDRMSYHVRSHDGSVGKPYICQSCGKGFSRPDHLNGHIKQVHTSERPHKCQTCNASFATRDRLRSHLACHEDKVPCQVCGKYLRAAYMADHLKKHSEGPSNFCTICNRGFSSASYLKVHVKTHHGVPLPQVSRHQESIPNGGAAFHCVRTYGIKEGQKCSHSDPIESSDSYGDLSDTSDLKTPEKQSTNGSFSCDLAVSKNKMETEGEKKYPCPECGSFFRSKSYLNKHIQKVHVRALGGPLGDLGPALGSPFSPQQNMSLLESFGFQIVQSAFASSLVDPEVDQQPMGPEGK from the exons ATGGAGCGGGTGAACGAGGCCGCCGCCTGCGGCCCCTCGTCGGGCTGCTACACGTACCAGGTGAGCCGGCACAGCGCCGACGTGCTGCACAGCCTCAACCAGCAGCGCAAGAACGGCGGCCGCTTCTGCGACGTGCTCCTACGCGTGGGCGACGAGAGCTTCCCGGCGCACCGCGCCGTGCTGGCCGCTTGCAGCGAGTACTTCGAGTCGGTGTTCAGCGCTCAGCTGGGCGACGGGGCAGGTGGCGGCGGCGCGGAAGGGAAcgcggcggaggcggcggccggcggggctgcggcggcggccggcggggcccccggcggcgggcgggagcTGGAGATGCACACCATCAGCTCCAAGGTGTTCGGAGACATCCTGGACTTCGCCTACACGTCGCGCATCGTGGTGCGGCTGGAGAGCTTCCCGGAGCTCATGACGGCCGCCAAGTTCCTGCTGATGCGCTCTGTGATTGACATCTGCCAGGAGGTCATCAAGCAGTCCAACGTGCAGCTCCTCGTGCCCCCCGCACGCCCTGACATTATGCTCTTCCGTCCGGGGGCTGCTGACCTCGGCTTCCCTCTTGACATGACCAACGGTGCCACTTTGGCACCCAATGGCAATGGCATTGCTGGCATGCCTGAAGACGAGGCCACACGGGCTGCGCTCACCGCTGCACAGTCCTCCCTACCTGTCCTGCAGGGTGTGGACCGCCTGCCCATGGTGGCAGGACCTCTGTCCCCACCACTGCTGGCCTCACCCTTCCAGAATGTTGCTGCTAGTGCCCCCACTTTAAGCACGAAGAGGGGCAGAGGGCGTCCCCGTAAAGCCAATCTCTTGGACTCCATGATGTTTGGTGCCCCAGGGGGCCTGCGAGAGGCTGGTATCCTGCCTTGTGGTCTCTGTGGGAAAGTATTCACTGATGCTAATCGTCTTCGTCAGCACGAGGCTCAGCATGGGGTGACAAGCTTACAGCTGGGCTACATAGACATCCCACCCCCACGACTGGGTGAAAATGGTGTTCCTGGTCAGGATGACCCTGATGCACCCCGAAAAAGAAGCAGGACGAGGAAACAGGTGGCCTGTGAGATCTGTGGCAAGATTTTTCGGGACGTGTACCACCTGAATCGGCACAAGCTGTCACACTCTGGCGAAAAGCCTTACTCTTGTCCGGTGTGTGGCTTGCGGTTCAAGCGAAAAGACAGGATGTCCTATCATGTTCGATCTCATGATGGCTCTGTGGGAAAGCCCTACATCTGCCAGAGCTGTGGAAAAGGCTTTTCCAG GCCAGACCACTTGAATGGACACATCAAACAGGTGCATACCTCAGAGAGACCTCACAAGTGTCAG ACTTGTAATGCTTCCTTTGCCACTCGTGACCGGCTGCGCTCACACCTGGCATGTCATGAAGACAAAGTTCCATGCCAGGTGTGTGGGAAGTACTTGCGAGCAGCATATATGGCAGATCACTTGAAGAAGCATAGTGAAGGACCAAGCAATTTCTGCACTATCTGTAACCGAG gtttctcctctgcctcctaCTTAAAGGTCCATGTTAAAACCCACCACGgtgttccccttccccaggtCTCCAGGCACCAGGAGTCCATCCCGAATGGGGGAGCAGCGTTCCACTGCGTCAGGACCTATGGCATCAAAG AAGGCCAGAAATGTTCACATTCGGACCCGATTGAGAGTTCTGATTCATATGGAGACCTCTCTGACACCAGTGACCTCAAGACTCCTGAGAAACAGAGCACCAATGGGTCATTCTCGTGTGACCTGGCAGTCAgcaaaaacaaaatggaaacgGAAGGAGAGAAGAAGTACCCATGCCCTGAATGTGGCAGCTTTTTCAGATCAAAGTCTTATCTGAACAAACACATACAGAAAGTTCACGTCAGGGCCCTTGGTGGCCCATTGGGGGACCTGGGTCCTGCTCTAGGATCCCCCTTCTCACCTCAACAGAACATGTCTCTTCTGGAGTCGTTTGGGTTTCAGATCGTCCAGTCAGCATTTGCATCCTCCCTAGTGGATCCAGAGGTCGACCAGCAACCAATGGGGCCAGAGGGGAAATGA
- the PATZ1 gene encoding POZ-, AT hook-, and zinc finger-containing protein 1 isoform X4, protein MERVNEAAACGPSSGCYTYQVSRHSADVLHSLNQQRKNGGRFCDVLLRVGDESFPAHRAVLAACSEYFESVFSAQLGDGAGGGGAEGNAAEAAAGGAAAAAGGAPGGGRELEMHTISSKVFGDILDFAYTSRIVVRLESFPELMTAAKFLLMRSVIDICQEVIKQSNVQLLVPPARPDIMLFRPGAADLGFPLDMTNGATLAPNGNGIAGMPEDEATRAALTAAQSSLPVLQGVDRLPMVAGPLSPPLLASPFQNVAASAPTLSTKRGRGRPRKANLLDSMMFGAPGGLREAGILPCGLCGKVFTDANRLRQHEAQHGVTSLQLGYIDIPPPRLGENGVPGQDDPDAPRKRSRTRKQVACEICGKIFRDVYHLNRHKLSHSGEKPYSCPVCGLRFKRKDRMSYHVRSHDGSVGKPYICQSCGKGFSRPDHLNGHIKQVHTSERPHKCQTCNASFATRDRLRSHLACHEDKVPCQVCGKYLRAAYMADHLKKHSEGPSNFCTICNREGQKCSHSDPIESSDSYGDLSDTSDLKTPEKQSTNGSFSCDLAVSKNKMETEGEKKYPCPECGSFFRSKSYLNKHIQKVHVRALGGPLGDLGPALGSPFSPQQNMSLLESFGFQIVQSAFASSLVDPEVDQQPMGPEGK, encoded by the exons ATGGAGCGGGTGAACGAGGCCGCCGCCTGCGGCCCCTCGTCGGGCTGCTACACGTACCAGGTGAGCCGGCACAGCGCCGACGTGCTGCACAGCCTCAACCAGCAGCGCAAGAACGGCGGCCGCTTCTGCGACGTGCTCCTACGCGTGGGCGACGAGAGCTTCCCGGCGCACCGCGCCGTGCTGGCCGCTTGCAGCGAGTACTTCGAGTCGGTGTTCAGCGCTCAGCTGGGCGACGGGGCAGGTGGCGGCGGCGCGGAAGGGAAcgcggcggaggcggcggccggcggggctgcggcggcggccggcggggcccccggcggcgggcgggagcTGGAGATGCACACCATCAGCTCCAAGGTGTTCGGAGACATCCTGGACTTCGCCTACACGTCGCGCATCGTGGTGCGGCTGGAGAGCTTCCCGGAGCTCATGACGGCCGCCAAGTTCCTGCTGATGCGCTCTGTGATTGACATCTGCCAGGAGGTCATCAAGCAGTCCAACGTGCAGCTCCTCGTGCCCCCCGCACGCCCTGACATTATGCTCTTCCGTCCGGGGGCTGCTGACCTCGGCTTCCCTCTTGACATGACCAACGGTGCCACTTTGGCACCCAATGGCAATGGCATTGCTGGCATGCCTGAAGACGAGGCCACACGGGCTGCGCTCACCGCTGCACAGTCCTCCCTACCTGTCCTGCAGGGTGTGGACCGCCTGCCCATGGTGGCAGGACCTCTGTCCCCACCACTGCTGGCCTCACCCTTCCAGAATGTTGCTGCTAGTGCCCCCACTTTAAGCACGAAGAGGGGCAGAGGGCGTCCCCGTAAAGCCAATCTCTTGGACTCCATGATGTTTGGTGCCCCAGGGGGCCTGCGAGAGGCTGGTATCCTGCCTTGTGGTCTCTGTGGGAAAGTATTCACTGATGCTAATCGTCTTCGTCAGCACGAGGCTCAGCATGGGGTGACAAGCTTACAGCTGGGCTACATAGACATCCCACCCCCACGACTGGGTGAAAATGGTGTTCCTGGTCAGGATGACCCTGATGCACCCCGAAAAAGAAGCAGGACGAGGAAACAGGTGGCCTGTGAGATCTGTGGCAAGATTTTTCGGGACGTGTACCACCTGAATCGGCACAAGCTGTCACACTCTGGCGAAAAGCCTTACTCTTGTCCGGTGTGTGGCTTGCGGTTCAAGCGAAAAGACAGGATGTCCTATCATGTTCGATCTCATGATGGCTCTGTGGGAAAGCCCTACATCTGCCAGAGCTGTGGAAAAGGCTTTTCCAG GCCAGACCACTTGAATGGACACATCAAACAGGTGCATACCTCAGAGAGACCTCACAAGTGTCAG ACTTGTAATGCTTCCTTTGCCACTCGTGACCGGCTGCGCTCACACCTGGCATGTCATGAAGACAAAGTTCCATGCCAGGTGTGTGGGAAGTACTTGCGAGCAGCATATATGGCAGATCACTTGAAGAAGCATAGTGAAGGACCAAGCAATTTCTGCACTATCTGTAACCGAG AAGGCCAGAAATGTTCACATTCGGACCCGATTGAGAGTTCTGATTCATATGGAGACCTCTCTGACACCAGTGACCTCAAGACTCCTGAGAAACAGAGCACCAATGGGTCATTCTCGTGTGACCTGGCAGTCAgcaaaaacaaaatggaaacgGAAGGAGAGAAGAAGTACCCATGCCCTGAATGTGGCAGCTTTTTCAGATCAAAGTCTTATCTGAACAAACACATACAGAAAGTTCACGTCAGGGCCCTTGGTGGCCCATTGGGGGACCTGGGTCCTGCTCTAGGATCCCCCTTCTCACCTCAACAGAACATGTCTCTTCTGGAGTCGTTTGGGTTTCAGATCGTCCAGTCAGCATTTGCATCCTCCCTAGTGGATCCAGAGGTCGACCAGCAACCAATGGGGCCAGAGGGGAAATGA
- the PATZ1 gene encoding POZ-, AT hook-, and zinc finger-containing protein 1 isoform X1, which yields MERVNEAAACGPSSGCYTYQVSRHSADVLHSLNQQRKNGGRFCDVLLRVGDESFPAHRAVLAACSEYFESVFSAQLGDGAGGGGAEGNAAEAAAGGAAAAAGGAPGGGRELEMHTISSKVFGDILDFAYTSRIVVRLESFPELMTAAKFLLMRSVIDICQEVIKQSNVQLLVPPARPDIMLFRPGAADLGFPLDMTNGATLAPNGNGIAGMPEDEATRAALTAAQSSLPVLQGVDRLPMVAGPLSPPLLASPFQNVAASAPTLSTKRGRGRPRKANLLDSMMFGAPGGLREAGILPCGLCGKVFTDANRLRQHEAQHGVTSLQLGYIDIPPPRLGENGVPGQDDPDAPRKRSRTRKQVACEICGKIFRDVYHLNRHKLSHSGEKPYSCPVCGLRFKRKDRMSYHVRSHDGSVGKPYICQSCGKGFSRPDHLNGHIKQVHTSERPHKCQQENGSHHGISSETSTSIEKLKLQETCNASFATRDRLRSHLACHEDKVPCQVCGKYLRAAYMADHLKKHSEGPSNFCTICNRGFSSASYLKVHVKTHHGVPLPQVSRHQESIPNGGAAFHCVRTYGIKEGQKCSHSDPIESSDSYGDLSDTSDLKTPEKQSTNGSFSCDLAVSKNKMETEGEKKYPCPECGSFFRSKSYLNKHIQKVHVRALGGPLGDLGPALGSPFSPQQNMSLLESFGFQIVQSAFASSLVDPEVDQQPMGPEGK from the exons ATGGAGCGGGTGAACGAGGCCGCCGCCTGCGGCCCCTCGTCGGGCTGCTACACGTACCAGGTGAGCCGGCACAGCGCCGACGTGCTGCACAGCCTCAACCAGCAGCGCAAGAACGGCGGCCGCTTCTGCGACGTGCTCCTACGCGTGGGCGACGAGAGCTTCCCGGCGCACCGCGCCGTGCTGGCCGCTTGCAGCGAGTACTTCGAGTCGGTGTTCAGCGCTCAGCTGGGCGACGGGGCAGGTGGCGGCGGCGCGGAAGGGAAcgcggcggaggcggcggccggcggggctgcggcggcggccggcggggcccccggcggcgggcgggagcTGGAGATGCACACCATCAGCTCCAAGGTGTTCGGAGACATCCTGGACTTCGCCTACACGTCGCGCATCGTGGTGCGGCTGGAGAGCTTCCCGGAGCTCATGACGGCCGCCAAGTTCCTGCTGATGCGCTCTGTGATTGACATCTGCCAGGAGGTCATCAAGCAGTCCAACGTGCAGCTCCTCGTGCCCCCCGCACGCCCTGACATTATGCTCTTCCGTCCGGGGGCTGCTGACCTCGGCTTCCCTCTTGACATGACCAACGGTGCCACTTTGGCACCCAATGGCAATGGCATTGCTGGCATGCCTGAAGACGAGGCCACACGGGCTGCGCTCACCGCTGCACAGTCCTCCCTACCTGTCCTGCAGGGTGTGGACCGCCTGCCCATGGTGGCAGGACCTCTGTCCCCACCACTGCTGGCCTCACCCTTCCAGAATGTTGCTGCTAGTGCCCCCACTTTAAGCACGAAGAGGGGCAGAGGGCGTCCCCGTAAAGCCAATCTCTTGGACTCCATGATGTTTGGTGCCCCAGGGGGCCTGCGAGAGGCTGGTATCCTGCCTTGTGGTCTCTGTGGGAAAGTATTCACTGATGCTAATCGTCTTCGTCAGCACGAGGCTCAGCATGGGGTGACAAGCTTACAGCTGGGCTACATAGACATCCCACCCCCACGACTGGGTGAAAATGGTGTTCCTGGTCAGGATGACCCTGATGCACCCCGAAAAAGAAGCAGGACGAGGAAACAGGTGGCCTGTGAGATCTGTGGCAAGATTTTTCGGGACGTGTACCACCTGAATCGGCACAAGCTGTCACACTCTGGCGAAAAGCCTTACTCTTGTCCGGTGTGTGGCTTGCGGTTCAAGCGAAAAGACAGGATGTCCTATCATGTTCGATCTCATGATGGCTCTGTGGGAAAGCCCTACATCTGCCAGAGCTGTGGAAAAGGCTTTTCCAG GCCAGACCACTTGAATGGACACATCAAACAGGTGCATACCTCAGAGAGACCTCACAAGTGTCAG CAGGAAAATGGCAGCCACCATGGAATAAGCTCAGAGACATCCACATCCATAGAAAAGTTGAAACTTCAAGAG ACTTGTAATGCTTCCTTTGCCACTCGTGACCGGCTGCGCTCACACCTGGCATGTCATGAAGACAAAGTTCCATGCCAGGTGTGTGGGAAGTACTTGCGAGCAGCATATATGGCAGATCACTTGAAGAAGCATAGTGAAGGACCAAGCAATTTCTGCACTATCTGTAACCGAG gtttctcctctgcctcctaCTTAAAGGTCCATGTTAAAACCCACCACGgtgttccccttccccaggtCTCCAGGCACCAGGAGTCCATCCCGAATGGGGGAGCAGCGTTCCACTGCGTCAGGACCTATGGCATCAAAG AAGGCCAGAAATGTTCACATTCGGACCCGATTGAGAGTTCTGATTCATATGGAGACCTCTCTGACACCAGTGACCTCAAGACTCCTGAGAAACAGAGCACCAATGGGTCATTCTCGTGTGACCTGGCAGTCAgcaaaaacaaaatggaaacgGAAGGAGAGAAGAAGTACCCATGCCCTGAATGTGGCAGCTTTTTCAGATCAAAGTCTTATCTGAACAAACACATACAGAAAGTTCACGTCAGGGCCCTTGGTGGCCCATTGGGGGACCTGGGTCCTGCTCTAGGATCCCCCTTCTCACCTCAACAGAACATGTCTCTTCTGGAGTCGTTTGGGTTTCAGATCGTCCAGTCAGCATTTGCATCCTCCCTAGTGGATCCAGAGGTCGACCAGCAACCAATGGGGCCAGAGGGGAAATGA
- the PATZ1 gene encoding POZ-, AT hook-, and zinc finger-containing protein 1 isoform X5, giving the protein MERVNEAAACGPSSGCYTYQVSRHSADVLHSLNQQRKNGGRFCDVLLRVGDESFPAHRAVLAACSEYFESVFSAQLGDGAGGGGAEGNAAEAAAGGAAAAAGGAPGGGRELEMHTISSKVFGDILDFAYTSRIVVRLESFPELMTAAKFLLMRSVIDICQEVIKQSNVQLLVPPARPDIMLFRPGAADLGFPLDMTNGATLAPNGNGIAGMPEDEATRAALTAAQSSLPVLQGVDRLPMVAGPLSPPLLASPFQNVAASAPTLSTKRGRGRPRKANLLDSMMFGAPGGLREAGILPCGLCGKVFTDANRLRQHEAQHGVTSLQLGYIDIPPPRLGENGVPGQDDPDAPRKRSRTRKQVACEICGKIFRDVYHLNRHKLSHSGEKPYSCPVCGLRFKRKDRMSYHVRSHDGSVGKPYICQSCGKGFSRPDHLNGHIKQVHTSERPHKCQTCNASFATRDRLRSHLACHEDKVPCQVCGKYLRAAYMADHLKKHSEGPSNFCTICNRGLQAPGVHPEWGSSVPLRQDLWHQRRPEMFTFGPD; this is encoded by the exons ATGGAGCGGGTGAACGAGGCCGCCGCCTGCGGCCCCTCGTCGGGCTGCTACACGTACCAGGTGAGCCGGCACAGCGCCGACGTGCTGCACAGCCTCAACCAGCAGCGCAAGAACGGCGGCCGCTTCTGCGACGTGCTCCTACGCGTGGGCGACGAGAGCTTCCCGGCGCACCGCGCCGTGCTGGCCGCTTGCAGCGAGTACTTCGAGTCGGTGTTCAGCGCTCAGCTGGGCGACGGGGCAGGTGGCGGCGGCGCGGAAGGGAAcgcggcggaggcggcggccggcggggctgcggcggcggccggcggggcccccggcggcgggcgggagcTGGAGATGCACACCATCAGCTCCAAGGTGTTCGGAGACATCCTGGACTTCGCCTACACGTCGCGCATCGTGGTGCGGCTGGAGAGCTTCCCGGAGCTCATGACGGCCGCCAAGTTCCTGCTGATGCGCTCTGTGATTGACATCTGCCAGGAGGTCATCAAGCAGTCCAACGTGCAGCTCCTCGTGCCCCCCGCACGCCCTGACATTATGCTCTTCCGTCCGGGGGCTGCTGACCTCGGCTTCCCTCTTGACATGACCAACGGTGCCACTTTGGCACCCAATGGCAATGGCATTGCTGGCATGCCTGAAGACGAGGCCACACGGGCTGCGCTCACCGCTGCACAGTCCTCCCTACCTGTCCTGCAGGGTGTGGACCGCCTGCCCATGGTGGCAGGACCTCTGTCCCCACCACTGCTGGCCTCACCCTTCCAGAATGTTGCTGCTAGTGCCCCCACTTTAAGCACGAAGAGGGGCAGAGGGCGTCCCCGTAAAGCCAATCTCTTGGACTCCATGATGTTTGGTGCCCCAGGGGGCCTGCGAGAGGCTGGTATCCTGCCTTGTGGTCTCTGTGGGAAAGTATTCACTGATGCTAATCGTCTTCGTCAGCACGAGGCTCAGCATGGGGTGACAAGCTTACAGCTGGGCTACATAGACATCCCACCCCCACGACTGGGTGAAAATGGTGTTCCTGGTCAGGATGACCCTGATGCACCCCGAAAAAGAAGCAGGACGAGGAAACAGGTGGCCTGTGAGATCTGTGGCAAGATTTTTCGGGACGTGTACCACCTGAATCGGCACAAGCTGTCACACTCTGGCGAAAAGCCTTACTCTTGTCCGGTGTGTGGCTTGCGGTTCAAGCGAAAAGACAGGATGTCCTATCATGTTCGATCTCATGATGGCTCTGTGGGAAAGCCCTACATCTGCCAGAGCTGTGGAAAAGGCTTTTCCAG GCCAGACCACTTGAATGGACACATCAAACAGGTGCATACCTCAGAGAGACCTCACAAGTGTCAG ACTTGTAATGCTTCCTTTGCCACTCGTGACCGGCTGCGCTCACACCTGGCATGTCATGAAGACAAAGTTCCATGCCAGGTGTGTGGGAAGTACTTGCGAGCAGCATATATGGCAGATCACTTGAAGAAGCATAGTGAAGGACCAAGCAATTTCTGCACTATCTGTAACCGAG gtCTCCAGGCACCAGGAGTCCATCCCGAATGGGGGAGCAGCGTTCCACTGCGTCAGGACCTATGGCATCAAAG AAGGCCAGAAATGTTCACATTCGGACCCGATTGA